CACCTGTTTTCCTGTTTGCACGGTGGGGAGAGAAGCCCATGTCCCCACTGAAGAGTTTAGTCCCAGGTTCTGAATCTCGATGAACATCCTGCCGAGGTTCCCTGTACAGGAGCAGCCAGCCCAGGCATTGGAGTTCTAACACGTGGGAGAAGAGCGCGTCTCTGGGGGAGAGCAACGGTGGACAGAAAGGCTGGAAGCAAGCTGGTCAATGGTCATGAACAGCAGTTGAGGACCAGTGCAGAGAACTGGGACAGATGGACAGGGAAAAGCTGAGATCATGGCACTGAGGCAGTGAATTGGCCTCTGGCCATCCCCGTGAGCTCCCAGCTGCAAATGGATAAACTCAGGACAAAATGTTGAGTAACCAGCTGTGCATCAAGTGTCTACATCACCAGCAGGGAAGAACCTCCCTCTTCCTGAGCACTGGGCGAGGGTGATGGCCCTGACAGGAGTGGGGTGAATTTGAGGAGCCCTTCTTAGCGTCCCCAGCACTGGCATGGAGGGCGGCCAGCCTCCTTCCAAAATCAGTCCTCTGAGACCCCAAGGGGAGAGGGTGTGGCTGCTGCAGTGGACATTATGTGACCAAAAGTTTTCAGGAGCAAGAGAGGCATCCTTCTGCTGGCTGGCAGGACCAGCCGACTTCTGGGCAGTGCTTGCAAGGACCTCTGCTCTTGGATGTGAGATGAGCTATGGGCACGGGTCCCTGAGAGCTGCTGGGGTCTGCCATCCCACCTGGAAAAGGTCCTGGTGGCCACCAACCCCTGCTGCCatcctggctgggggaggagcctACCTGCCACCTGGGAGGGACAGGGGACAGATGCTTAGGGCTTCACTGGACCCAGCGTGGATAGGGAGTGGATAGGGAATGgatagggaggaggaggagggctggtgGTGGCAGGCAAGCAACAAGACCAGTCAGCTCCCTCTAAGGCCACTGGCTACCACTGGCTGGATAGGTGGGTACAGTGGGGTACTCAGGCAGGCTATTCCCTGAGAAGTTGTTGAACTGGGCCTCCCGAGACAGTGGGTCCCGCCAAGTGCCGTTGTTCCACTCTGTCTGTGCCTTCTGGAAGCTTCCACCGGTTCCCCGGTAGATCCTGTGTACCTGCAGGGCAGAGGGTGGTAGCAGAGGACAAAGATCAGTACTTCTGTGAGTGATGTGGAGGCCGCTCACGTTTAAGGTTGTGTTTTTCTTAAAGGAAGTACAAAAGCCACAGAAAGGTCTGCGGAAACTTTAGAAAACATGTTGAATCTAAGACTGAACTCAGAAGACCCAGCTGTGAGCCACAGCCCCTGGTGCCTCTTGGTGCTGACCTCTGTTGCCCTGTGAGGCCCACCACATGTCTGTCATGGAAAGAGGCTCATCCTGTCATGGATTTGGGGCTTTTCTCTTCCTGTGACTGCCCCTACTCAACACCCAGTGCCCGGAGGCAGCTCTGGGTACTCTTGGGCAGTGGTTGGAATGGAGAAATCCACAAGAAACTTGTATGACAATCATTTGATGGCCTCCTGACATGGGAGTGTCAGGCCCAGACAGTGCACATAGCCATCCCTGGGTGCTAGTAGTGATCTCCACAGCAGAGACCCCTGGGGACAGACCACTGACTCCCCACCAACCAGAAAGGCTGAGCTGACCTGCCCTGGAGCATGTGGGGTAagctgttttatttcattttcctttaactACAAATTTGAATTTAACTACAAATGACAACACATAGCCAGTGTGGACAGATGGAGCAGTGTGGACCTGTGTGTGCTGGGGACACACCCAAAGGTAGGTGTAGTCAGTAGCAGCTGACACTGTGCCATTTCCCCAAGTCCTTTGTCCTTGGAAGGCCACTGTGGGCAGACAGGTGGGGTGTTGGCCTGAGCCGTTGCGGGTCCTGACTCAGAGAGACTTCCCTGCTGATGGAAATCATGTCACTTCCCGGACAATGTACTGTCTCTTGCTCCTGAAACAGGAATGAGACAAGTCCCCAGGGCCAGGAAGGTCAGGTGACAGGATGCATGGGAAGAAACCAGACGTCTCAGGACCCAGAGGACTTACCTTCATGATCACAATGGCCATCATGGCGGCTGACATTGTGAACATGATGGCCGGAAACAGCATGACCACTGCAGCTCCAACACTGGTCTGGAAGAACCCGATCGCTGCCAGCCAACCACTGGAAGGGGTAAGAGAGAGTGTGGGCGCCAGCATATCTGCCGGACAAGGGACCACTACCCTTCATATGTAAAGAGCTCtgaaaaaggaaaaggggaaCGACCTGCAGAGCAGTGGGAAATTCTCCCAAGGACTACCGAGGGGTCAATAAACTCACGAAATAATGCCCAAACCCACCAATAAAGTCACGCAAGTTAGGACAAGTATCATTCTCCTACCGTCTATGGGCAAATGTCATGCATATAGGAAATGGAGACATGAACACCACTCTGTTAGTGGCAGTGTACACCCTTTCTGGAGGGCATGTGGCATTATCTGTAAAAAGACTCTTACCCCAACTGTTTTAATTCTAAGAACTTACACGACAACAATTGTTTGGAATAAGGAGAAACTGGGAGTACCCGACACGAGCACTGGCTGGGAACAAGAACGTAAATTATGCTACAGCCACACGACAGATTACTAAGGAGATGGTAAAAAATAAGAGGGGAAAAGGAAGTTGAAGCTCAGCCGGCACAGCAAGGTCTATGAAATAAGAACATCACTGGCCCGCATGAAAAAGACTGTCCATCTGTTTATACATGCTCCCTCTGGGAAGGGAAGTCAAGAAACACagtattttttagaatattttttcttaacaAGTAGTAAAACCACAGAGTTCAAAGATTAggaaatttgaaagaatatacaaTAAACAATCTCTCTCCTGccaacccccccctccaccccccatctCAGAGGGAACCAATGTGATCTGTTTGCTACGTATTCTTCCACAGGATGTTTATGAAAACATGCATGTGTACACTACAGGCACATGCAAACACAGTACCCGCTCCCGCTCTGTGAATGGAGGAGGAACATTCTACATACACTGCTTTGCACTGTGAGCAAAACTGGGCAATGGAGGGCGCAGGTGGGCACTGGGAGAGATGGACAGGCAGCTAAGGCGGGGCAGCTGGACCCTGTCCTACAGGGAAGGGGATCACCCTCAGGCgcctggaggggaggaggcactGCCTGTGATGGGGATCTCCCACTAGATCTGGAGCCCTAGAACAGGAGGCCGAGTAGGTGGCGGTGGAGATGGGGCCCAGTCTGAGGATCATGGTCTCTGAGGGTCAATATACCTACAGTTGGAACTGTAGAATGGGGAGCCTGCTCCGTGGCACTGCCTCCCAGACTCACCAAGGAGTGAGCTGGCAACTGCCAGCTTCTCAAAGAACAAGCTCATCTATGACCCAGAATGACATCCCTTGCAACAGCAGGTGATAAACTGGCCTCAATCAGCTACAAACAGATGACAGAGTAAGCCTGCTATACCCCAACCATATCCAGAGAGGCCAAGACATGCAGGACGGGGAACAGGAGGATGGagagaggcctgggcacagagggagggacagggcagggaacAAGGGAGCCAGGGGTGCCAGGTGCTCCCccagagccactcagccaggggcACAAGGGGCCAGAACTAGGGAGAAGGGGCAGAACAGGAGAAAAGACAGCAGGGGACACAGCCTGCAAAATCTGTGGAAGAATCTGGCAGTTCCTCAGaaggttaaaattaaaataagttacCTTGCCACCTAGCAATGCCATTCCTGGGTATACactcaaaagaaaaacacacGTCCACACAAAAACACATAGAAATTTCTCAGCAGCGCTACTAACAATagcaaaaaaaagtaaaaaacaacctAGGTGTTCATCAGCTGATGAACGGATATACAAAGTGTGGTTCATCCACACAATAGAATATCATTCTGCCATGAAAAGGAGTGAAGCACTGAcactacaatgtggatgaaccttgaacatgctcagtgagagaagccagacacacaagGCCACACAGTATGTGATTCCACTCATGTGAAAGTCCAGAACagggtgaggacacatttgtaataccttaactaataaaaaaattaaaaaaagaaagaaagtccaGAACAGGCACATCCACAGGGacaaaaaatacattaatagTTGTCAGAGGAAGGGGTGACTGTTGATGGGAACAGGGTTTCCTTTGAAGGGTGATGgaatattctggaattagataatGATTACATACAACCCTGAGAATGTATTAAAAACACTGATTTGTACACCTAAAGCAGGGttgggaaaccttttttctgccaagggccatttggatattataACATCACTcataggccatacaaaattattaacttaaaaattagcctgctatatgtggtcaaacatttaaccaatcacccctaatgccctggcagggtcagaccaaatgattccacaggccttatacagcctgtgggccagacgttccccatccCTGACATTCGGTAAAGGgtgaattttttgtctctgtatgTGGAATgtgtctcaataaagctgttactcTAAAAACCCAAATGTGGGACATTGCACAGGACAGTCAAGCCCACAGATCAGGGAGAGGCAGAAAAAGACACCAACTCATAGAAACAGGCACCGCTCACCTGGGTCTGACGTGCACACTCTGCTAAAGCAACAATTAAATCATGCCACAGAGCCCCTGGAGGGACTCGgctggttgagcgtcgtccccgTGCACTGCAGGGCTCCTGGCTcggtttccagtcagggcacatacctggttgcgggtttgatccccagtcagggagtaTACCGAAGGCAAGTGATaagtgtttttctctcacattaatgtttctctctccctctttctctcttttcctctctataaagatgtcctcgggtgaggattttttaaaaagggctttCATGGATACTGCTGCAGAAATGCAAATGGAGCCTGCAGTCTGGGTGGGGGCAAAGGTGTCAGGGAGATGGGTGGATGGCAGCACTCTATCTTGTCCCTGTACACCTCAGGGTAGCAAGGTTAAAAggctatttaaaaaagaacaggagccactcagccggcatggctcagtggttgcgcatcgacctatgaaccaggtcatggttcgattcccagtcagggcacatgcccaggttgtgggctcaatccccagtgtggggcgtgcgggaggcagccaatcgatgattctctctcgtcattgatgtttctatctctctcttcctctccctcccatcaTGGTCATATTTACATATGATATGTTCAGATATCCTAAGTGTCCTTTTTTATAGATTCACAGGAATGTGTTTGCAGAGCAGACCAGTGTGTAGGGAGTGACAGGTCCACATGACACAGGACTGGCGGGAGTGGGTGACTGTCACAGGGGCACTCTTGAGAGCATCGCTTCTGCTTGGGGATGAGCTGAAAGTCTCCCCTGAAAACTGTCCCCTCTGGTCCTTGCTCTCACCCCACCAGGAAGTCCCTCTACCCTGTTCAACCCTGGAGAAAAAAGATGCCtgagccctagccgatttggctcagcagatagagcatcaaactgtggactgaagggtcccaggttcaattccagtcaagggcatatgcctgggttgtgggctcaatccccagtgtggagcatgcaggaggcagcctatcagtgattctctcccatcactgatgattctctctctctctccctctccttttctctctgaaataaataaaatatattaaaaaaaaaaaatgcccaagtgccctggctggtgtgctcaatggttagagcatttgcCCACACACTGAAAGGTCAAGGGTTCATTTTCcaatcaagagcatgtacctggccctaactggtttggctcagtggatagagcgtcggcctgcagactgaagagtcccaggttcaattctggtcaagggcatgtaccttggttgtgggcacatccccagtaggaggtgtgcaggaggcagctgattgatgtttctcccatcaatgttcctaactctctctctctctcccttcctctctgtaaaaaatcaataaaatatatttttaaaaaagaaaagaataaaaagagagcATGTACCTGTACCTTGGTAGCAGGTTAGATCCCTGCCCCTggcagggtgcatgcaggaggcaacctatcgatgtttctccctctccctctccctctctctctctccccctatttGTGTCTCTaccccacttccactctctctaaaaatcagtgggaaaaaatgtccttatctgaggattaacaaaacaacaagatgCCCGTGCATGCCTGTAGTGCAAACCAGATGGTGGGGGGACATTTGGGAATTGAACTCTGGGGGCTCCTCTCCCCGACAGGGGAGCTGCCTGGCCCTAAAATACCTCTGCAACTACATCATTCGCACTGAGCACCTGCTCTCCTCCTGGAGTCTGGAATCTTGTACCTGCCAGGCAGAGCAGGGTCCACATGACCAACCCCAATGAGAGCCCTAGGTACTGCACCTTCTGCACATGGTCACATTTCATTTTGGGGTAATTAAGTGTATTCTGTGGGACCCCACCAGGAGAGGACGCTGGAAGCTTGCATCTGATCCCCCCTCAACTTGTCCTACACACCTATTCCCTCAGCTCattttgctgtcctgtttctgTATAAACCACAGCCAAGAGCACAACCATCTGCGGAGTCCTGACGTCCTCTCCGAGAATCACTGCACCTGAAAGACTGAGATAGCACCTTACCGGTCCTCCGGTATCTGGGAGGACCAAGGAGAAACCCAGGTCCACACAAAGCGCATGTCATCACCAACAGGAAGAGCAACAACAGGAAGATGTAGGGACATGCATTCTAGAAATGATCTCAGGAGAAAAGCAGATGATTTTGAGGCTCTACAGAGAAGGGCAGAAGAGACAGCAGGAAATGGACAGTAAGGAAGGAGCTGAGAGGCGGGGTCTGAAGACGCCGTGAAAACTCACATGAGcctcaagaaacaaacaaaactgtaTGACTTCTCACTGCCGAGGACGGGCCACGGCGGCTCTCCCAGTGTACACAGGGAACGACAGGGAGGAAAACCACAGAAATGATGGCAATAGGCATCCCAAAGCAAGACCcaggcctagccggtttggctcagtggatagagcatcggcctgcagactgaagggtcccgggttcgattccagtcaagggcacatgcctgggttgcgggctcgatccccagtggagggcgcgcaggaggcagtggattgattctctctcatcattgatgtttctatctctctcttcctatcccttcctctctgcactcaataaaaatatatttttttaaaaagacccagaAAAAGTGGACCAAGAGGACTCAAGGACATGACATAAGAAAATATCCctcccctaaccggtttggctcagtggatagagtgtcggcctgcggactgaagggtcccaggttcgattccggtcaagggcatgtaccttggttgcaggcacatccccattagggggtgtgcaggaggcagctgatcgatgattctctctcatcgatgtttcaaactctctctctttctcccttcctctctgtaaaaaatcaataaaaaatatttttttaaaaaaagaaagaaaatgttcctGAATCGGGAGCTCTAACTACAGAGAGAATGAACTACTGTCATTCAGAAAACAATCAACTGAAAGGCCAAACACATCATGGCACTCCCAGGCAGTTCCCGTGTGAAGAGAGCCAACCGGAATGCCTCTTACCCAACACTGGACACCAAAGACACCACCTGTGGCTGGTAACAGCCCCGATGTCCTGGTCCCAGTAACTCTCGACACGTCTGTCATCTCATGTGGTAAAGGGACTTTGCAGGTAGGATGAAGTTAAGGCCATGAAATGGGGATGACCCTGGATTACCCAGGGAGCTCAGTGTCATCACAGGGTCCTCAcatgagggaggcaggaaggacagTAGAAGTTTGGGAGAGGCTGCACTGCTGGctgtgaagatggaggaaggggccatgagccagaGATGTAGCACCCTCAAAGCTGGAAAAGGCAGGAAAtgattctcccctggagcctccgaAAGGACCAGCCCCACCCACACCTGGGTTTAGCACATGAGACCCATGTTGCACtcccccaaactggaaataagaagtttgtttcattttaagtcactaagttggaagtaacttgttacagcagccatggAAATGTCATCTAATACTCTAAAATCAAGCAAACAGAAGGCCGAAtctctctagatcagcggttctcaacctgtgggtcgcgacccctttggtggttgaaccaccctttcacaggggtcgcctaagaccatcctgcatatcagatatttacattatgattcataacagcagcaacattacagttatgaagcaccaacgaaaataattttatggttgggtcacaatatgaggaactatatttaaagggccagaaggctgagaaccactgctctagagggtggGCTCACAGGTTGCTGTTCTCCAAACTTTCCTCCTGGGACACACTGCTGGCCCATGCCTACCGGTCTCTTCCttgtggccagtgtggctgataATCAAGCATTCACAGGCACTGGGTGCCAATGTGGAGCAGACACCCTGCCCCTCAACCTGGCACCTCCTTGGAGCATTTACAAAAGCAGGAAGTAAATGTCTGTTCTCCATCAGCCGTCAGAAGTTGGGGTCTATGTTACAGTCTCAGCCCGCACTGACTGACACAGGTATTCACGCACATGTCTATAGTTAACACccactgccgaaaccggtttggctcagtggatagagcgtcggcctgtggactgaagggtcccaggttcggttccggtcaagggcatgtacctgggttgcgggcacatccccagtgggggatgtgcgggaggcagctgatcgatgtttctctctcatcgatgtttctgactctctatctctctcccttcctctctgtaaaaaatcaataaaatgtataaaaaaaaaaagggtttatAGTTAACACCCACCAAGGCGGCCACGTTCACTGACTTACCAAGCACCCCATCCTGAGAAGCCGACAGCCTGGAAGACGGTCAAGACAAACTGGGCTCcgaagataaagaaaaatgtcatgAAATTGAAGGAACTGTCGGCCCTGGAGAGCGAGAGGAATGACCATTATGGCTGCGCCAGCCTCTCAGTGACAACAACCCAGAGGAGAATGTGAGGCAGAGACAGCAACACAGAAATATTCTCCCTTCTTCAGGTACGACCTGCATGAATTActgcacacatgctcacacaaGTCTCTGACCATGAGGGGCCTAAACACTGCCCCTCTGAAAAGATGCTGCACTGATGGGTTCCTTACTGGAAAGGTgtataacagtgatggcaaacctatgacacacatgtcagaggtgacatacgaactcatttttttggttgatttttctttgttaaatggcatttaaatatataaaataaatatcaaaaatataaatctttgttttactatggttgcaaagatcaaaaaatttctatatgtgacacggcaccagagttaagttagggtttttcaaaatgctgacacgctgagttcaaaaggttcgccatcactggtgtataaGAACTCCTACCTCCTAAGGATGGGATTTAGGGACCATCCAGGAGCAATACACCTGAGTAgcagggggctggctgggggccaATGTTCATAGAAGCAGGTTATGTCcaaaggggctggggaggggataGGGGTGACTGCTAAGGGGGATGGGGCTTCTGAAGcagtgaaaatgttctggaattggaTGTGATGAGTGTACAACCTTCTGAAGA
The sequence above is a segment of the Myotis daubentonii chromosome 5, mMyoDau2.1, whole genome shotgun sequence genome. Coding sequences within it:
- the SCAMP4 gene encoding secretory carrier-associated membrane protein 4 isoform X2, yielding MPEKENNFPPLPKFIPLKPCFYQNFSDEIPIEHQVLVKRIYRLWLFYCTTLAVNLVACLAWWIGGGSGANFGLALVWLLLFSPCSYVCWFQPAYKAFRADSSFNFMTFFFIFGAQFVLTVFQAVGFSGWGACGWLAAIGFFQTSVGAAVVMLFPAIMFTMSAAMMAIVIMKVHRIYRGTGGSFQKAQTEWNNGTWRDPLSREAQFNNFSGNSLPEYPTVPTYPASGSQWP
- the SCAMP4 gene encoding secretory carrier-associated membrane protein 4 isoform X1; translation: MKINSALKPGGCRLQPHQAITLEMPEKENNFPPLPKFIPLKPCFYQNFSDEIPIEHQVLVKRIYRLWLFYCTTLAVNLVACLAWWIGGGSGANFGLALVWLLLFSPCSYVCWFQPAYKAFRADSSFNFMTFFFIFGAQFVLTVFQAVGFSGWGACGWLAAIGFFQTSVGAAVVMLFPAIMFTMSAAMMAIVIMKVHRIYRGTGGSFQKAQTEWNNGTWRDPLSREAQFNNFSGNSLPEYPTVPTYPASGSQWP